One Terriglobales bacterium genomic region harbors:
- a CDS encoding tetratricopeptide repeat protein produces the protein MNKRVLYLAALLLAFSSIPAFGVSKEIVELQTQVQNLQAQMTQMKQSFDEHMGEMKNLIEQSTDNVNKMSTAVDTLQKNLTQQNTDNGGKLDQVSGQVQALHDSLDELKARVAKLSKQIDDMNATHQNLPTTPTTPQAQAPPADVLYNNALRDYNAGRYDLASQEFADYMKFYSDTELAGNAQFYVADIEYRQGNYQQAVTDYDKVLEQYAGGNKTAAAQLKKGFALLELGQKQEGIKELNALVQRYPRSIEASQARDRLRKLGAAPAASRKPSPSRVR, from the coding sequence ATGAACAAACGAGTACTCTACCTTGCTGCTTTGCTGCTCGCATTCTCTTCGATTCCGGCGTTCGGCGTCAGCAAAGAGATTGTCGAGTTGCAGACGCAGGTGCAGAACCTGCAGGCTCAGATGACCCAGATGAAGCAATCGTTCGACGAGCACATGGGCGAGATGAAAAATCTGATCGAGCAGAGCACCGACAATGTCAACAAAATGTCCACGGCGGTGGATACCCTGCAGAAAAATCTGACACAGCAAAATACCGACAACGGCGGCAAATTGGACCAGGTTTCAGGGCAAGTCCAGGCATTGCACGATTCGCTCGATGAGCTTAAGGCGCGTGTGGCCAAGCTGAGCAAGCAGATTGACGATATGAACGCCACTCACCAGAACCTGCCAACTACTCCTACAACGCCCCAAGCCCAGGCCCCGCCGGCAGACGTGCTCTATAACAACGCTCTGCGCGATTACAACGCCGGCCGCTACGACCTGGCTTCACAAGAGTTCGCCGACTACATGAAGTTTTACAGTGACACTGAACTTGCGGGAAACGCACAGTTCTATGTTGCAGATATTGAATACCGCCAGGGAAACTACCAGCAGGCAGTCACGGACTACGACAAAGTGCTGGAGCAATACGCCGGCGGCAACAAGACCGCTGCTGCCCAACTCAAGAAGGGCTTCGCGCTGCTTGAACTTGGACAAAAGCAGGAAGGCATCAAGGAGCTGAATGCTCTCGTTCAGCGCTATCCGCGCTCGATTGAAGCCTCACAAGCTCGCGATCGCCTGCGTAAATTGGGGGCCGCGCCCGCGGCCTCCCGCAAGCCCAGCCCTTCGCGCGTCCGCTAA